The Thunnus thynnus chromosome 22, fThuThy2.1, whole genome shotgun sequence genome includes a window with the following:
- the homezb gene encoding homeobox and leucine zipper encoding b yields MTKMRQTANGELRQKTPDAHGETPTISEMNFAPAAFNLNQSSAVCLPLVSESRRLIWVNSNQINLQLDGAAELDKAFDRFPYLTQKQTAELAQRCSLHPDQVKVWFMLQRLRYGISWDYKDIREVRAKFKRRKEEQQNMMGKEVDEDRREKEKQETEMKESCGNKAGDVREEDMCANEREMKQQLKREKDRKVEKVEEDKKNTQKKRKKMTVTDNMGKKRTKQQEEGAGGVEIINVSVTPANSGFEGKPDMEAESTNYDFAVTDVVKLKHIINNNQSPRGSTHSPDIPKKQKVSKEPYTLPTPRIRWRTKTQTQLVMMKEAFSHCQYPDSEHYDLLATRIGVPRYVLVQWFGDMRYYIKRGKPGWLNEEQHSKALANIKYRQFLKALAKEQSSEGEQKATMKMKLEGGKSYGDGEMMQVPSE; encoded by the coding sequence ATGACAAAGATGAGGCAAACGGCTAACGGAGAGCTCAGACAAAAGACTCCTGACGCTCATGGAGAGACTCCCACAATATCAGAAATGAACTTTGCGCCTGCGGCTTTCAACCTGAACCAGAGCAGTGCTGTTTGTCTCCCCCTGGTCTCTGAGAGTCGAAGGCTTATATGGGTGAACTCAAACCAGATCAACCTACAGCTGGACGGTGCAGCAGAGCTGGACAAAGCCTTCGACAGGTTTCCATAcctgacacagaaacagacagcagaGCTGGCGCAGCGCTGCTCCCTGCACCCAGACCAGGTGAAGGTGTGGTTCATGCTTCAAAGGCTCCGCTACGGCATCAGCTGGGACTATAAAGACATCCGCGAGGTCAGGGCAAAGTtcaaaagaaggaaggaagagcaGCAAAACATGATGGGGAAAGAGGTAGATGAGGAtagaagagagaaggagaaacaggAGACAGAGATGAAAGAGTCTTGTGGGAATAAGGCAGGAGATGTTAGGGAGGAAGACATGTGCGCTAATGAGCGAGAAATGAAGCAACAactgaagagagagaaggacagaaaggtagaaaaagtagaggaagacaaaaagaaTACGCAGAAAAAGCGAAAAAAGATGACGGTGACAGACAACATgggaaaaaagagaacaaaGCAACAAGAGGAGGGAGCAGGAGGAGtagaaataataaatgttaGTGTGACCCCTGCCAACAGTGGCTTTGAGGGGAAACCAGATATGGAAGCAGAGTCAACAAATTACGACTTTGCCGTCACTGATGTTGTCAAACTGAAGCACATAATAAACAATAACCAATCACCCAGAGGATCCACCCACAGCCCGGACATCCCCAAAAAGCAGAAGGTCTCTAAAGAACCATATACACTCCCCACTCCTCGGATCCGCTGGcgaacaaaaacacagactcaGCTGGTGATGATGAAGGAGGCTTTCTCGCACTGCCAGTATCCAGACAGCGAGCACTACGACTTGCTGGCGACGAGGATTGGCGTCCCCCGCTACGTGTTGGTTCAGTGGTTTGGCGACATGCGCTATTACATCAAGAGAGGAAAGCCAGGCTGGCTGAACGAGGAGCAGCACAGTAAGGCGTTGGCCAACATCAAGTACCGGCAATTCCTGAAAGCGCTGGCAAAGGAGCAGTCGAGTGAGGGTGAGCAAAAAGCAACCATGAAGATGAAGCTGGAGGGCGGCAAAAGCTACGGTGACGGCGAAATGATGCAGGTGCCTTCAGAGTAG
- the LOC137174858 gene encoding tripartite motif-containing protein 16-like has product MSDSTDPQVIFCDMCTEEDRKPARKTCMKCEISMCVQHLQIHLTTPVLLQTHPLTEPMALCGTTKCPQHGKLLEYYCLDDMTCVCVSCAIEDQHRVHNMKTFSTAHKELMEKLDAEQQALLVKTDDENVSLEKWEKSEREKLGRCSVRLIEAVTNLRGVTLTSVQSSVSARMVSIKTSKSSMQAAQKEKDTFRFLQMYSQVHQDVEKAKAADLRKGLEPGSDRDKLVEEIRQGGEKMMKQADQFWCSLLTLVDPEHHQELIATDSNLIFDPQTWGPDISLSKDQRKVFYSDWPGQNSAHVFHLKSTQSVPNFQRWVISLSEDCDWTIGLCDKNNTKELKDGDVYGLCCKEGNHLSFLTTEYDEVIDAFGPMQNMQKPKLEKTRRVSLQPINPPGEDMAKIMARPQKVEVVWRFPNSLSFFSRIGQHQRIKIVTIRTNSASWDLAPFVRFEGKKSQESSNKSSGSLFGAQQQCQKQWKCSCGKVYTETSDGYNYGGRIYQKSSRATCSCGGLIGAVRTTEVLCELL; this is encoded by the coding sequence atgtcagacagtACAGACCCACAAGTTATCTTTTGCGACATGTgcacagaggaggacaggaaacCAGCGCGAAAGACCTGCATGAAATGTGAGATCTCCATGTGCGTCCAGCATCTCCAGATCCACCTGACGACTCCTGTGTTACTACAAACTCATCCTCTGACTGAACCTATGGCTTTATGTGGGACCACTAAATGCCCCCAACATGGAAAACTCCTGGAGTACTACTGCTTGGATGAtatgacctgtgtgtgtgtttcctgcgcCATTGAAGACCAGCACCGCGTGCACAACATGAAGACCTTCTCCACAGCCCACAAAGAGCTCATGGAAAAGCTTGATGCTGAGCAGCAGGCCTTACTGGTGAAAACCGATGATGAGAACGTGAGTCTAGAAAAGTGGgagaagagtgaaagagagaaactggGCCGCTGTAGTGTGCGTCTCATTGAGGCTGTGACTAACCTGCGTGGCGTCACCTTGACCAGCGTCCAGAGTTCAGTCTCTGCTCGAATGGTGTCCATCAAAACCAGCAAGAGCAGCATGCAAGCAGCACAGAAGGAGAAGGACACCTTCAGATTCTTGCAGATGTATTCTCAGGTGCATCAGGATGTGGAGAAGGCCAAGGCCGCAGATCTGAGAAAAGGGTTGGAGCCTGGCAGCGATCGTGACAAACTGGTAGAGGAGATCAGACAGGGTGGTGAAAAGATGATGAAGCAAGCAGACCAGTTCTGGTGTTCTTTGTTGACTCTGGTTGACCCTGAACACCACCAGGAGCTCATTGCTACTGATTCAAACTTGATCTTTGACCCGCAGACTTGGGGCCCTGACATATCACTGTCTAAAGACCAGAGGAAGGTTTTCTACAGTGATTGGCCGGGACAAAACTCTGCCCACGTCTTTCACCTTAAGAGTACCCAGTCTGTTCCCAACTTTCAGAGGTGGGTGATCAGCCTTTCCGAAGACTGTGACTGGACCATTGGTTTAtgtgacaaaaataatacaaaggAGTTGAAAGATGGAGACGTCTATGGACTGTGCTGCAAAGAAGGTAACCATCTCAGCTTTCTCACAACAGAGTATGATGAAGTTATCGATGCATTTGGCCCAatgcaaaacatgcaaaagcCCAAACTTGAGAAAACACGCAGGGTTTCTCTTCAGCCAATCAACCCTCCAGGTGAAGATATGGCAAAGATAATGGCCCGACCGCAAAAAGTGGAAGTGGTATGGCGCTTTCCTAACTCATTATCGTTCTTCAGCAGGATCGGCCAGCACCAGAGAATAAAAATAGTCACGATTAGAACCAACTCCGCCAGCTGGGACCTAGCTCCTTTTGTTCGCTTTGAAGGGAAAAAGTCACAAGAGAGCTCAAATAAGTCGAGTGGAAGCTTATTTGGAGCTCAACAACAATGCCAGAAGCAATGGAAATGCTCATGTGGGAAGGTTTACACTGAGACCAGCGATGGATACAATTATGGAGGGCGCATTTATCAGAAGTCTTCCCGGGCCACCTGTTCTTGTGGAGGACTTATTGGTGCCGTGCGCACCACAGAGGTGCTTTGTGAACTTCTGTAA
- the LOC137174859 gene encoding tripartite motif-containing protein 16-like, with the protein MSDNMDPQVVFCDMCTEEDRKPARKTCMKCEISMCVQHLQIHLTTPVLLQTHPLTEPMALCGTTKCPQHGKLLEYYCLDDMTCVCVSCAIEDQHRLHNMKTFSTAHKELMEKLGAEQQALLVKTDDENVSLEKWEKSEREKLGRCSVRLIEAVTNLRDVSLTSVQSSVSARMVSIKTSKSSIQAAQKEKDSFRFLQMYSQVHQDVEKAKAADLRKGLEPGSDRDKLVEEIRQGGEKMMKQADQFWCSLLTLVDPEHHQEFIATGSDLIFDPQTLGPGMSLSRDQRKVFYNSWMGQCSATLLICSIESVPNFQRWLVNLSEDCDWTIGLCDKQSVKNLRDGNVYGLCCKGDQLSFLTTEYDDCSDASMPQTPYRISSQTITYHGKNVDESTPRPETVEVFWNLAASSLSFFSRSGQHQSEEILTIKMSLNNSDLVAFVQLGKESDQTSLQQHWKCLCGNVYYKTINGYSMGRYQYSHHANCSCGAFIGEPYITEVICELQ; encoded by the coding sequence atgtctgACAATATGGACCCACAAGTTGTCTTTTGTGACATGTgcacagaggaggacaggaaacCGGCACGAAAGACCTGCATGAAGTGCGAGATCTCCATGTGTGTCCAGCATCTCCAGATCCACCTGACCACTCCTGTGTTACTGCAAACTCATCCTCTGACTGAACCTATGGCTTTATGTGGGACCACTAAATGCCCCCAACATGGAAAACTCCTAGAGTACTACTGCTTGGATGAtatgacctgtgtgtgtgtttcctgcgcCATTGAAGACCAGCACCGCCTGCACAACATGAAGACCTTCTCCACAGCCCACAAAGAGCTCATGGAAAAGCTTGGTGCTGAGCAGCAGGCCTTACTGGTGAAAACTGATGATGAGAACGTGAGTCTGGAAAAGTGGgagaagagtgaaagagagaagctGGGCCGCTGTAGTGTGCGTCTCATTGAGGCTGTGACTAACCTGCGAGACGTTTCCTTGACCAGTGTCCAGAGTTCAGTTTCTGCTCGTATGGTGTCCATCAAAACCAGCAAAAGCAGCATACAGGCAGCACAGAAAGAGAAGGACTCCTTCAGATTCTTGCAGATGTATTCTCAGGTGCATCAGGATGTGGAGAAAGCCAAGGCCGCAGATCTGAGAAAAGGGTTGGAGCCTGGCAGCGATCGTGACAAACTGGTTGAGGAGATCAGACAGGGTGGTGAAAAGATGATGAAGCAAGCAGACCAGTTCTGGTGTTCTTTGTTGACTCTGGTTGACCCTGAACACCACCAGGAGTTCATTGCTACTGGTTCAGACCTGATCTTTGACCCACAGACTTTGGGCCCTGGCATGTCACTGTCCAGAGACCAAAGGAAGGTTTTCTACAATAGTTGGATGGGACAATGCTCTGCTACTCTTCTAATCTGTAGTATCGAATCAGTTCCCAACTTTCAGAGGTGGTTGGTCAATCTTTCTGAAGACTGTGACTGGACCATTGGATTATGTGACAAACAGTCTGTAAAGAACTTGAGGGATGGAAATGTCTATGGACTGTGCTGCAAAGGAGACCAGCTCAGCTTTCTCACAACAGAGTATGATGATTGTTCTGATGCATCAATGCCCCAAACACCGTACAGGATTTCCTCTCAAACAATCACATATCATGGCAAAAATGTAGATGAGTCCACACCACGACCTGAAACAGTGGAAGTGTTTTGGAACTTAGCGGCATCCTCGCTGTCCTTCTTCAGCAGAAGTGGACAGCACCAGAGCGAAGAAATACTCACAATTAAGATGAGCCTCAACAACAGTGACCTGGTCGCTTTTGTCCAACTGGGAAAGGAAAGTGACCAAACTAGCCTCCAGCAGCATTGGAAGTGCTTGTGTGGGAATGTTTACTACAAGACCATCAATGGGTACAGTATGGGAAGGTATCAGTACTCACACCATGCTAATTGTTCCTGTGGAGCATTTATTGGTGAACCGTACATCACAGAGGTGATTTGTGAGCTGCAGTAG
- the gmpr2 gene encoding GMP reductase 2, with protein MPRIENDIKLDFKDVLLRPKRSTLKSRSEVDLMRSFTFRNSKGSYRGIPIIAANMDTVGTFEMALALHQFTLFTTVHKHYSVDDWVEFAKKHPECLESVAVSTGTGDNDFEKISAILAAVPQLQYICVDVANGYSEHFVHFVKDVREKFPSHTIMAGNVVTGEMVEELILAGADIIKVGIGPGSVCTTRKKTGVGYPQLSAVIECADAAHGLGGHIISDGGCTCPGDVSKAFGAGADFVMLGGMLAGHSESGGEVIEKNGKKYKLFYGMSSEVAMKRHAGGVAEYRASEGKTVEVPFKGPVDVTIRDILGGVRSTCTYVGAGKLKELSRRTTFIRVTQQLNTVFGNDS; from the exons ATGCCTCGCATTGAGAATgacatcaaactggacttcaaGGATGTGCTCCTCCGCCCAAAGCGTAGCACACTCAAGTCAAGGAGCGAG GTGGACCTGATGAGGAGCTTCACCTTCAGGAACTCCAAGGGCAGCTACAGAGGCATCCCCATCATCGCTGCTAACATGGACACTGTGGGGACCTTTGAGATGGCCCTGGCTCTGCACCAG TTCACTCTCTTCACTACTGTCCACAAACATTACTCTGTGGATGACTGGGTGGAGTTTgcaaaaaaacatccagaatGCCTGGAG AGTGTAGCGGTGAGCACGGGGACGGGTGACAATGACTTTGAGAAGATTTCAGCCATCTTGGCGGCGGTGCCACAGCTGCAGTACATCTGTGTGGACGTGGCTAACGGCTACTCTGAACACTTTGTCCACTTTGTCAAAGACGTCAGGGAGAAGTTCCCCTCACACACTATAATG GCAGGAAACGTGGTGACAGGAGAGATGGTGGAGGAGCTGATCCTGGCCGGAGCTGACATCATCAAAGTAGGCATCGGACCAG GTTCTGTATGCACCACTCGCAAGAAGACAGGGGTGGGGTACCCCCAGCTCAGCGCTGTGATTGAGTGTGCAGATGCAGCCCACGGTTTGGGTGGCCACATCATCTCC GATGGGGGATGTACTTGCCCAGGAGATGTCTCAAAGGCTTTTG GTGCGGGAGCTGACTTTGTGATGCTGGGTGGCATGCTGGCTGGCCACTCAGAGAGCGGGGGCGAGGTCATTGAGAAAAATGGCAAGAAATACAAGCTGTTCTATGGAATGAGCTCCGAAGTGGCAATGAAGAGGCACGCAGGGGGCGTGGCTGAGTACAG agcGTCCGAGGGGAAGACAGTGGAAGTTCCTTTCAAAGGTCCCGTGGATGTGACAATACGAGATATCCTGGGCGGGGTCCGCTCCACCTGCACCTATGTTGGGGCAGGCAAGTTGAAGGAGCTGAGCCGCAGGACCACCTTCATCAGGGTCACCCAGCAGCTCAACACCGTCTTCGGCAACGACAGCTGA